In the genome of Chryseobacterium sp. 52, the window TTCTATAGATCAGCTCGATAAAATTATTATCCATCAGGCTAATGAGAAAATGGATGAGGCTATTGTAAAACGTTTTTATCAGCTTTATGATCTCCCAATGCCGGAAAACATTATGCCAATGGTTATTTCCAAATTAGGAAACAGCAGTGTAGCCACCATTCCTACCTTACTGACTATGATTTTAAATGGAGAGCTTCCTTCCCATGAAATAAAAGAAGGACAGGTTGTTTTGTTTGCCTCTGTTGGTGCAGGGATGAATATCAATTCATTTGTGTATAAATTTTAAATAAAATATTCAGAGAAAGGAGTCTCATGTCAGATTTTCCATTCTCTTCTTTTGATAAAAGGCCCGGATTTTACAATCCGGGCCTTCATTTTTGCTGTTTTTTTAAGAGTTCAATGTTGTTCTGCTGCTGATGATATCCGGAATCCGGTTTCAACCTTCAAGCAGAATTTCAGCCATTAAAATTCAATATAAGCGGATATTTTCCTGATCCTCCGTTTCGGCTACACGTTAATCCGTTTTGGCAACTCCAGCCTTTCCTCTAATGCTGACCTTTGTCCTGTAATTTAAATACAGAACAAAATGAAAACAATTTTTATAACAGGCGCTTCAACAGGATTAGGAAAAGCGGCTGCCCAATTATTTCAAAGCAGAGGATGGAATGTTATCGCAACCATGAGAAATCCCGGAGCAGATACAGAGCTTAGCCTTTTAGACAATGTAACTCTGTTGCCACTGGATGTTACCAATCTTGAGCAGATCAAATCAACCGTGAATACGGCTCTTCAGATGGGAACGGTAGATGTGGTGTTCAATAATGCAGGATACGGTCTTATTGGCCCTTTGGAGGCGTTAACAGATGAGCAGATTCTGAAACAGCTGGATACCAACCTTCTGGGAGTGATCCGGGTGACACAGGCGTTTATTCCGTATTTCAGAGAGAGAAAAAGCGGAATGTTTATTTCTACCACATCAATAGGCGGTCTGATTGCCTTTCCTTTGGGTTCTACGTATCATGCCACAAAATGGGCACTGGAAGGCTGGAGTGAAAGCTTGGCCTATGAACTTAATAAATTCGGAATTGATATCAAGACGGTTTCTCCCGGAGGAATTAAAACCGATTTTGTAAGCCGTTCTTTAGATGCCGCAACAAGTCCAGCCTACGAAGAAATGACCAGTTCCCTGTTTTCCCGGATGGAAGGCATGATGGAGGCTGCGTCTGAACCGGAACAGATTGCTGAGGTGGTATATGAAGCGGCTACAGATGGTAAAAAGCAATTAAGATACGTAGCCGGAGATGATGCCAAAGCGATATATGCCCAGCGTCTTGAGCTTGGAGATGAGCTTTTCAGAGAACAGTTCGGGAAACAGTTTATCTAAGAGCCCCTCAATAGTAAGACGGCATAAATAGAATCTGTTTATGTCGTCTTTTAAATCAAATATTTAATACATTTATATCATGGAAAAGAAAGATAATACGCCTCTTAAAATCTCCTCCATATCGGAAATGCATAATTTGCTGCATCTTCCGAAACCACTTCATCCGCTGGTAAGTTTGGTAGACAATACCAGGATGACCGTCAATAAAGAAATGCTGAAAAAAAGCTTTCTGCCGAATTTTTATAAAATCTCCTATAAATTTTCTGAGCATGGCAAAATGGGCTACGGACAGGGATATTATGATTTTAATGAAGGAGGGATGATGTTTACTGCGCCGGGGCAGATTCTTTCTACGGATGTGGATGCAGAATACTGCGGCTATACGTTGCTGGTACATCCGGATTTTTTACGAACCTATCCACTGGCAAAGAATATTAAGAAATTCGGTTTCTTTTCTTATGATACCAATGAAGCCCTGCATCTTTCTGATCAGGAAAAAACAGTGATCACCGGACTGCTGGATAATATTAACAATGAATTGAATACCGCCATAGATGAAGTCAGTCAGGATGTTATTATTTCCTATATTGAAGTCCTGCTGAATTACAGCAACCGTTTTTATAAAAGACAGTTTATTACCAGAAAAGCAGTGAACAGTGATATTCTGTTCCAAATGGATACGGTACTGGATGACTATTTTAATCAACAGCAGACTTTAAATACAGGGATTCCCACAGTAGAATTTCTGGCCTCTGAACTTAATCTTTCACCGCACTACCTGAGCGATATGCTCCGGAATCTTACCGGACAGAATGCAAGGCAGCATATTCATGAAAAACTGATCGAAAAGGCTAAAGAATACCTCACCGCTACGAGTTTTTCAGTGTCAGAAGTAGCTTACGCTCTGGGATTTGAACATCCACAGTCATTTAATAAACTGTTTAAAAAGAAAACAGACAAAACGCCTTTAAGCTTCAGACAGTCATTTAATTAAGGAGTTAAAGAAACATCTTTGTTATACTCTTGTTTGTAAAAATAATTTTTTCCACTTTGTTATTGTACTTCTGCTTAGATTAAAGTGGCTGGCCACTTCCGTGTTGTTGAGCTTATTCTTCTTTTGATAATCCAGAATTTCAAGAATTCCGGATTTATTGTAAGAACGGTGTCGGTTATTAAATACTTTAGTTTCCTTATCTTTATTATCAAAAATAAGGGTATTCAGTTTAATAATATCTAAAACAGAAAGTTCTTTCTTTTCCAATATACCTTGACAATCTGCGCTTTTGTGAGGATATTTTTCCGCAATAATATCATTGTAAATTCTTTTATAATCTGGTCTTTTATGTTCCATGTATATTTAATTGGTGTTTTTACTTCCTTATTGGACAATCATTGTTCAGTATTGAAATCACTTCAATGCTTTTACTCTTCTTTATTATATTTATTAATCCACTTATGGAGTGTCGTCTTTGGAATTCTGTATTCCTCAATGATCTGAAGCTTTGATTTTTTTTCAAATTTTATAAGCTCCAAAACGAAATCTATCACTTCTTTGGTATAAATATTCTTTCTGAATTGAGGAAGCTTTGAAACATGCTGATTGGCAGTAGCAGAACTCGGTGGAGAATAGAGGATCAGATGTTGGGAATAGATCCTGAAAAAATCATATTCTAAAAGTTTGCTCCAGCGTAGCAATACGGAGGTACTTAAATCTTCAGACAGGTACATTTTGTCAATATCTCCTACTGAGCAGTTTAAAAAATTGCAGATCCGTTGGGTGTTGATATCCAGCTCTTCTTTTCTTTGTTTAATTAAACTGCCGATATGTATTTGTTTAAAATTATTCATGGGGGTCACTGCTGTATTTTATAATGAGAGTAAAAGCCTTCAGCCACTATGAAAAAAAAATAAAAGCCCTGAAAGATAACGAATGGCTGAAGGCATGTGGATAAGTAAATGATGTCATACTAAGATTTCCAAAAGCTCCATACTTTACCATTGAAGACAGCCAGTGTTTTGGAAGTGGTGTCATATACGATCATTCCTGGTGCCGGATTAATAATAGTAAGATGAGGATTTGCTGTTTTTGGCAATATCATAGCTTTGTTGGTGTCTTCCAGGACTAAAATTCCCGGTGTGATACTGTTGGTCCCGATGGCTGTTTTTGCGGTAGACTTTTCGGTTGAAGAGTTTTGAATTGTAATTCCGTCAACACCCGTAAGAGGGTCAACTGTTGTACCGGTGGTGTCAACAGAGAGATCTTTCCAGGCAGCTGCGTATTTAACTTTTACCTTATGGTCGGTGAGATCATAAGCAACCGTTCCGTTAACAGCACCTGTTGCTGCCGGGGTAGAGGTAATCCACGGAAGTATTAAACCTCTGTTACCCGCCGCGAATTCCAGAGAAACCGATGGGTTTGTTACTGATGTCTTACCTATAGCCACTTGTGCGAATAGGGAGCAAGAGAACAGGAGACCGGATATTGATAATATATTGTTCATATAAAGTTTTATTTTGGTTATAAGACGTCAGGACAGGTTTGTGTATTAAAACATTTCCAGGATGTTCCGTCATAAATACTGAGACAATCCAGGTTGGTATCATACACCAGCATACCTTCTACGGGGGTCAGAGCATTCTTTTGGGCTGTTGTCAGCCTGTTGGGTACAAAACCTTTCGCTTTGGCTTCCAGAGCGACCCAGCCTCCTTTTCTTACTATTGGCCAGTTACCACTATTAATTCCGGCTCTTCCGAGGGAAGTAATTCCGTATTGGGTATTAAGAATTGTTCCGGAAGTAACGGAAGG includes:
- a CDS encoding SDR family oxidoreductase encodes the protein MKTIFITGASTGLGKAAAQLFQSRGWNVIATMRNPGADTELSLLDNVTLLPLDVTNLEQIKSTVNTALQMGTVDVVFNNAGYGLIGPLEALTDEQILKQLDTNLLGVIRVTQAFIPYFRERKSGMFISTTSIGGLIAFPLGSTYHATKWALEGWSESLAYELNKFGIDIKTVSPGGIKTDFVSRSLDAATSPAYEEMTSSLFSRMEGMMEAASEPEQIAEVVYEAATDGKKQLRYVAGDDAKAIYAQRLELGDELFREQFGKQFI
- a CDS encoding helix-turn-helix domain-containing protein; this encodes MEKKDNTPLKISSISEMHNLLHLPKPLHPLVSLVDNTRMTVNKEMLKKSFLPNFYKISYKFSEHGKMGYGQGYYDFNEGGMMFTAPGQILSTDVDAEYCGYTLLVHPDFLRTYPLAKNIKKFGFFSYDTNEALHLSDQEKTVITGLLDNINNELNTAIDEVSQDVIISYIEVLLNYSNRFYKRQFITRKAVNSDILFQMDTVLDDYFNQQQTLNTGIPTVEFLASELNLSPHYLSDMLRNLTGQNARQHIHEKLIEKAKEYLTATSFSVSEVAYALGFEHPQSFNKLFKKKTDKTPLSFRQSFN
- a CDS encoding helix-turn-helix domain-containing protein, which codes for MEHKRPDYKRIYNDIIAEKYPHKSADCQGILEKKELSVLDIIKLNTLIFDNKDKETKVFNNRHRSYNKSGILEILDYQKKNKLNNTEVASHFNLSRSTITKWKKLFLQTRV
- a CDS encoding transposase is translated as MNNFKQIHIGSLIKQRKEELDINTQRICNFLNCSVGDIDKMYLSEDLSTSVLLRWSKLLEYDFFRIYSQHLILYSPPSSATANQHVSKLPQFRKNIYTKEVIDFVLELIKFEKKSKLQIIEEYRIPKTTLHKWINKYNKEE